The Gemmatimonadota bacterium genome has a segment encoding these proteins:
- the fliD gene encoding flagellar filament capping protein FliD codes for MSDPIGSFSGLSSGVQWRDLVDTIMSIETQRRLTPLQDRRTLSQSRLDAWGKYQGLVTKFRDASRALRDNTAFASFRVSGGASATSGRTLVTATAGAGANPGTHTVEVLGLARANKLSGDIVASTSTALAITGEFAVNGQKVTVAAADTLAQVRDKINALNAGANATGVTASILTTGATQHRLILSADQTGARGIELVDDATGTLQALGVTDNSKALYIGSSGGAESHHVSSATAAVATMLGVSWPPPATIEIGGRTISVDLSVDSLSAIAARIAAAGGNASVATETQQGKTTHRLVTSDTVSASTVDGQRTLEVLGFVRSGRGSVTQVVQSENTYTDGGGANAGAATLLSALQVSGNALGLVAGDTIAIQGKRGDGSAVSLNLTIGAADTMQTLVNRINDATSGFGAGTRPATASLAAGQIVLTDATAGDSQLALSLTATRAADGSVVNLGRQLTQTVGRQREVSTGADALARVDGVVVQRNSNTFSDAIAGVTLSLQQAEVGTTTTLTLDRDVPAIAQRLKDVATAYNELFKFRVEQQKEQAPLRNNATLRGSLGSLTDQLLSDVTGLTGSFKRAGIVGLALQADGTLKLDETVLAAGLTNNFADVVTLFTTGASSNNGALSYFTSTPKSKPGSYDVDITQAATVASTTGSGFSGTYVDDATADTLTITDAATGISGDITLANGDTIDAIVTKLNTLFTTSRMSLQASTSGNELVLSGTRHGSAASFTIAYTAGGTDGSAQLGVAAATYAGTDVAGTIGGLAANGSGQVLTGASGGITEGLALNYTGATLGLVGNVNFTLGVSGMLANAAEAIVDPNGGLEAQRVALDESMRELQTRADTVQQSLDRRRQQMVKQFVEMERAISRIQAQGTSLSSFITSLQPARS; via the coding sequence ATGTCGGACCCGATCGGTAGTTTCAGCGGACTTTCCAGCGGCGTGCAGTGGCGCGATCTCGTGGACACGATCATGTCCATCGAGACGCAGCGCCGACTCACTCCGCTGCAGGATAGGCGCACCCTGTCGCAATCGCGCCTCGACGCCTGGGGCAAGTATCAGGGCCTCGTCACCAAGTTCCGGGATGCGTCCAGGGCCCTCCGGGACAACACGGCGTTTGCGAGCTTCCGGGTGTCCGGCGGCGCGAGCGCCACGAGCGGACGCACCCTGGTCACCGCGACCGCGGGCGCCGGGGCCAACCCGGGCACGCATACGGTCGAGGTTCTCGGCCTCGCACGAGCGAACAAGCTCAGTGGGGATATCGTGGCCAGCACGAGCACGGCCCTGGCCATCACCGGCGAGTTTGCCGTCAACGGCCAAAAGGTAACCGTCGCGGCCGCTGATACCCTCGCCCAGGTGCGGGACAAGATCAACGCCCTCAATGCCGGCGCCAACGCGACCGGCGTGACCGCGTCCATCCTCACCACCGGGGCCACCCAACATCGCCTCATCCTCTCCGCCGACCAGACCGGGGCGCGGGGCATTGAGCTGGTGGACGATGCCACGGGGACCCTGCAGGCGCTCGGGGTGACCGACAATAGCAAGGCGCTCTATATCGGGAGCTCCGGCGGTGCCGAATCGCACCACGTGTCCTCGGCCACGGCGGCCGTGGCCACCATGCTCGGCGTGTCCTGGCCGCCGCCGGCCACAATCGAAATCGGCGGACGGACCATCAGCGTGGACCTCTCGGTCGACTCCCTCTCGGCGATCGCCGCGCGGATCGCCGCCGCCGGCGGCAATGCCAGCGTGGCGACCGAGACCCAACAGGGAAAAACAACACATCGCCTGGTGACCAGCGACACCGTGAGTGCCAGCACCGTCGACGGCCAGCGGACCCTCGAGGTCCTCGGCTTTGTCCGCAGCGGACGTGGCAGCGTGACGCAGGTCGTCCAGAGCGAGAACACGTACACCGACGGGGGAGGTGCCAATGCCGGCGCGGCCACCCTGCTGTCCGCCCTGCAGGTCAGTGGCAACGCCCTCGGCCTCGTGGCCGGTGATACCATCGCCATCCAGGGCAAACGCGGCGACGGCTCCGCGGTCAGCCTGAACCTGACGATCGGCGCGGCGGATACCATGCAGACCCTCGTCAATCGCATTAACGACGCGACCAGCGGCTTTGGTGCCGGCACGCGCCCGGCCACCGCCAGCCTCGCGGCGGGCCAGATCGTCCTCACCGATGCCACGGCCGGGGACTCGCAACTCGCTCTCTCCCTCACCGCCACCCGTGCCGCAGATGGCAGCGTCGTGAACCTGGGCCGCCAGTTGACCCAGACGGTCGGTCGCCAGCGGGAGGTCAGCACCGGCGCCGACGCCCTCGCGCGTGTCGACGGCGTGGTCGTCCAGCGCAACAGCAACACCTTCAGCGATGCCATCGCCGGCGTCACGCTGTCGCTTCAACAGGCAGAAGTCGGCACGACGACCACCCTGACCCTGGATCGCGACGTGCCGGCGATCGCGCAGCGACTCAAGGATGTCGCCACGGCGTACAACGAGCTGTTCAAGTTCCGGGTCGAGCAGCAAAAGGAACAAGCGCCGCTCCGCAACAATGCGACCCTGCGCGGCTCTCTCGGCTCGCTCACGGACCAGCTCCTCAGCGACGTCACCGGCCTCACCGGCTCCTTCAAGCGCGCGGGGATCGTGGGACTCGCCCTGCAGGCCGATGGCACCCTTAAGCTGGATGAGACCGTGCTGGCCGCGGGACTCACCAACAACTTCGCCGACGTGGTCACCCTGTTCACGACGGGAGCGTCGTCAAACAACGGTGCACTCAGCTACTTCACGTCGACTCCCAAGAGCAAGCCGGGCAGCTACGACGTGGACATCACCCAGGCGGCGACGGTCGCGTCCACGACCGGCAGTGGCTTCTCGGGAACCTACGTCGATGATGCAACCGCCGACACCCTGACGATCACCGACGCGGCCACCGGGATCAGCGGCGACATCACCCTCGCCAACGGCGATACCATCGACGCCATCGTCACCAAGCTCAACACGCTGTTCACGACCAGTCGGATGTCGTTGCAGGCCTCCACGAGCGGCAATGAACTGGTGTTGAGTGGAACGCGGCATGGGTCGGCCGCGTCATTCACCATCGCCTACACGGCAGGGGGAACGGATGGCAGCGCCCAGCTCGGCGTCGCTGCGGCCACCTATGCTGGCACGGACGTCGCTGGCACGATCGGCGGATTGGCAGCGAATGGCTCGGGCCAGGTCCTGACCGGCGCGAGCGGGGGAATCACCGAAGGGCTGGCCCTCAACTACACGGGGGCCACCCTCGGCCTCGTTGGCAATGTGAACTTCACCCTCGGGGTCAGTGGGATGCTGGCCAACGCCGCCGAGGCGATCGTGGATCCCAACGGGGGGCTCGAGGCGCAACGGGTCGCGCTCGACGAGTCGATGCGGGAACTGCAAACCCGTGCCGATACTGTCCAGCAGTCGCTCGATCGACGACGGCAGCAGATGGTCAAGCAGTTCGTCGAAATGGAGCGGGCGATCAGCCGGATCCAGGCGCAGGGGACGTCGCTTTCGAGCTTCATCACCTCGCTCCAACCGGCTCGATCGTAA